The genomic segment CTGGTTGATGGTCTGGCCGCTGGGCCAGGTCCAGTTCGCGGTCCACCCGGAGTACGTCCGGGTGCTGTGGTTCATGATCGTCACTTCGCCCTGGAAGCCGCCACCCCAGGCGGTGACCACCTTGTACACCGCCATGCAGGAGCCGGCCGGCATGGTCGGGCTGGTCGTCACCGGCGGAGGCGAGGTCGGCGGTGCGGTCGTCGGCGGCGCGGTGGTGGGCGGCGCGGTGGTCGGCGGCGCGGTCGTCGGGGGGTTGCTGCCGCCCGAGCCGATCCCGGTCACCTCGCCGTTGCCGCCGTCGAACGTCACGTCCGAGCAGCCGAAGAAGTTCTCCTGGCTGTCCGAGCGGACCCAGCGCGAGTAGATGATGTGCCGGCCGCTCTTGTTCGACGGCAGGTTGCCGCTGAAGTAGTAGTGCCCGTCGTTGGTGCCCACCGCGCCGCGCTGCGGCGGGTTGGTCACCTGCAGGAACGGCTGCTCCTCCAGGTCGCTCCAGGCCAGCGGCCGGTTCGGGCTCCAGCTGTCCTTGGTCACGTAGAAGTAGAACGTGCCCGGGTGGTGGGCCCAGTTGCTGTACCGGAACTCGATCGACCGTCCAGCCGTCAGGTGCGTGAGCGGCCAGTCGTTGCGCGCCGCGTCGTACCCGCTGAAGCCGGGGTTGCCGCCGCTGCACAGCTTGCCGTCGGGGATGAACCCGACGGTGCGCCCGCCGGCGTCGGAGCGCAGCACGCTGAACCAGTTGTACAGCGAATTCGCCCCGCTCTCGGCCACCGCCGACGAGCAGGCGGGGTTGTTCGGCCGGATCTCACCGGTTCCGGTGAGGCCGTCCTTCCAGCACAGGTAGGTGCGGGCGCCCGGCGTCATGGCCGCGCCGTGCGCGGCCGCCGGTCCAGAGTTGGTGACCAGGGCGAACGCGCCCAGGGTCAGGGTGGCGGCCGCGGTGAGCAACGCGGCCGTACGGGATCGGGTTCGGTGCACGGGGATCTCCTGACTCGCGGAGCGTGGCCCGGTTCGGCCTGCTCCGCTGCGACGAGCGGATGCGACGATCGCGGTGCCCGCGCCCGGTCAGCGTGCGGCCGGGGCCGTCGACGGGCGCGCACCGTCTGCGGTCCGTTGCCCAACGGACCGTGGATGCCCTCGCGTCGGATCGACCCGGCGGCCGGTGACGCGGCAGCCCCCGCGTCGTCACCCGGCACCGCCATCCCACCACGTCCGGCCGCGGCCCGCAATAGGTGCTGCTCGATGCCAGGGTCCCGGCGCGCCGGGACCCTGGCATGCGCCAGGATCGGGGGAGGACGACGAGGGGAGCCAGGATGGGGTACGCGGTGGTGCTCGGCGAGGCACTGGTGGACCTGCTCGACGCCGAGCACGACGGGGAACCCGTCTACCGGCAGGCGATCGGCGGCGGCCCGCTCAACGTGGCGGTGGCGATCGCCCGGCTCGGCGGGGACGCACGGTTCGTCGGGTCGCTCGGCGACGACGCGCTGGCCGGACGGATCCGCGCCTTCCTCACCCGCGCGGGAGTGGACGTGAGCGGGACGGTGACGGTGCCGGCCCCGACCGCGCTCGCCGTGGCCACGTTCGCCGGTGCGGAGCCCGACTTCCGCTTCTACGGCGAACCCCGCTCGTACGCGCTGCTCGGCCCGGACGACCTGGACGTGGCGCTGGTCGAAGGTGCGGACGTGCTCTACTGCGGCTCGATCGTGCTGCTCGACCCGCCGGTGCTCGCCGCGGCGCGGCGTGCCTGGTCGATCGCGGGCGCGCTGCGGGTGTTCGACCCCAACGTGCGGCCCCGCCTGCTCACCGCGCCGGGCGCGCTGGACGGGCTGCGGGCGGTGGTCGCCGAGTTCGCCGCCGCCGCGCACCTGGTCAAGCTCAGCAGTGCC from the Micromonospora sp. WMMA1947 genome contains:
- a CDS encoding lytic polysaccharide monooxygenase, with the protein product MHRTRSRTAALLTAAATLTLGAFALVTNSGPAAAHGAAMTPGARTYLCWKDGLTGTGEIRPNNPACSSAVAESGANSLYNWFSVLRSDAGGRTVGFIPDGKLCSGGNPGFSGYDAARNDWPLTHLTAGRSIEFRYSNWAHHPGTFYFYVTKDSWSPNRPLAWSDLEEQPFLQVTNPPQRGAVGTNDGHYYFSGNLPSNKSGRHIIYSRWVRSDSQENFFGCSDVTFDGGNGEVTGIGSGGSNPPTTAPPTTAPPTTAPPTTAPPTSPPPVTTSPTMPAGSCMAVYKVVTAWGGGFQGEVTIMNHSTRTYSGWTANWTWPSGQTINQVWNGTLSGSGASVSVSNAAYNGSVPPEGTTTFGFTANFSGTNSLPTVTCTGR
- a CDS encoding carbohydrate kinase — encoded protein: MGYAVVLGEALVDLLDAEHDGEPVYRQAIGGGPLNVAVAIARLGGDARFVGSLGDDALAGRIRAFLTRAGVDVSGTVTVPAPTALAVATFAGAEPDFRFYGEPRSYALLGPDDLDVALVEGADVLYCGSIVLLDPPVLAAARRAWSIAGALRVFDPNVRPRLLTAPGALDGLRAVVAEFAAAAHLVKLSSADARLLYPDEPVEGVAAYLRELGASTVVVTLGADGALVAAADDVVRVPAPKVDAVDATGAGDSVMGALVADLLAAGEPADPAGWRERVAFALRVAAVVCESPGGATAMPTRTEVATRFAG